The following proteins are encoded in a genomic region of Galbibacter sp. BG1:
- a CDS encoding Gfo/Idh/MocA family protein codes for MKRRNFIKNVSAAGSALYIVPSHVMGGVHIPPSDTLYMAGIGVGGRGAQVVSELFNTTKVKFVALCDVDDIRAKNTYALHPTAKTYRDFRKVYDNHIKDIDAIMVATPDHNHATVALPFMQEKKHAYVEKPLTHNIYEARLLAETAKKKRIVTQMGNQGSSSHGGQTAKEWVEAGVIGKIKKVDCWTNRPVWPQGSQKEPPGVPVPPTLDWDQWIGPAQYRPYNPAFHPFKWRGWWDYGTGALGDMGCHIMETPFRVLELGYPTEAEASCTTVWEGDFVEADNSEACPPSSVIRLRFETKKHGDIALNWYDGGIMPDIPEELQEGETIGDSGGGSIFYGEKGIMVVDTYSRNPRILNYFKDKVGPLPAPSLKRVEGDTAGHYNNFVEGCLKGLPTSSDFEKAGKLTEAVLMGNLAIKAYQYKVLKPEKKVGDWDPYFYPGRKKIKWDGDKMKVTNFDIANEWVKGSYREGWKLG; via the coding sequence TCCGCCCAGTGACACTTTGTATATGGCAGGAATAGGTGTAGGCGGAAGAGGTGCTCAGGTAGTATCGGAGCTTTTCAATACCACAAAAGTGAAATTTGTAGCCTTGTGCGATGTAGACGATATAAGGGCTAAAAACACCTATGCTCTCCATCCAACAGCAAAAACCTATAGAGATTTTAGAAAAGTATACGACAATCATATAAAAGATATAGATGCGATTATGGTAGCTACCCCAGACCATAACCATGCCACCGTAGCGCTCCCTTTTATGCAGGAGAAAAAGCATGCATATGTAGAAAAGCCGCTGACCCATAATATCTATGAAGCCCGGTTATTGGCCGAAACTGCTAAAAAGAAGCGTATTGTAACCCAGATGGGAAATCAAGGGAGTTCTTCCCATGGAGGGCAAACGGCAAAAGAATGGGTAGAAGCCGGCGTTATTGGTAAGATTAAAAAGGTAGATTGTTGGACCAATAGGCCCGTATGGCCACAAGGATCTCAGAAGGAACCGCCTGGCGTTCCCGTTCCCCCTACTTTAGATTGGGATCAATGGATAGGTCCTGCTCAATACAGGCCCTACAATCCGGCTTTTCATCCATTTAAATGGAGAGGTTGGTGGGATTATGGTACGGGTGCTTTGGGAGATATGGGCTGCCATATTATGGAAACTCCATTTAGGGTCTTGGAACTAGGGTATCCTACGGAAGCAGAGGCAAGTTGCACCACCGTTTGGGAAGGCGATTTTGTGGAAGCCGATAATAGCGAAGCCTGTCCGCCATCCTCGGTAATACGATTGAGATTTGAAACCAAAAAGCATGGTGATATTGCGCTTAATTGGTATGATGGTGGGATTATGCCAGATATTCCAGAAGAATTACAGGAAGGGGAGACCATTGGTGATTCTGGTGGAGGCTCTATTTTTTATGGGGAAAAAGGGATTATGGTCGTAGATACCTATTCTAGAAACCCACGTATCTTAAATTATTTTAAGGATAAAGTGGGGCCATTGCCTGCTCCATCGTTAAAAAGAGTAGAAGGCGATACAGCAGGACATTATAATAACTTTGTAGAAGGATGTTTAAAAGGATTGCCAACCTCTTCAGATTTTGAGAAAGCTGGTAAGTTAACGGAAGCTGTTTTAATGGGAAATTTGGCGATAAAAGCGTATCAGTATAAAGTTTTAAAACCTGAAAAGAAAGTAGGCGATTGGGATCCATACTTCTACCCCGGAAGAAAAAAGATAAAGTGGGATGGGGATAAAATGAAGGTTACCAATTTTGATATTGCAAATGAATGGGTGAAAGGCTCCTACAGGGAAGGCTGGAAACTCGGTTAA
- a CDS encoding acyl carrier protein, with protein MSDIASRVKAIIVDKLGVDENEVVPEASFTNDLGADSLDTVELIMEFEKEFDIQIPDDQAENIATVGQAVKYIEEAK; from the coding sequence ATGTCAGACATTGCATCAAGAGTAAAAGCGATTATCGTAGACAAATTAGGTGTAGATGAAAACGAGGTTGTGCCAGAAGCTAGCTTCACAAACGATCTAGGCGCAGACTCATTAGACACTGTGGAATTGATTATGGAATTCGAAAAGGAATTCGATATCCAAATTCCAGACGATCAAGCTGAAAACATTGCTACTGTTGGTCAAGCAGTTAAGTATATCGAAGAAGCCAAGTAA
- the fabF gene encoding beta-ketoacyl-ACP synthase II, whose amino-acid sequence MKLKRVVVTGLGALTPIGNTVDEYWNSLLNGVSGAAPVTHFDAEKFKTQFACEVKNFDPTNFIDRKEARRMDRFAQYAMVTADEALKDSGLDMDKMNKYRVGVIWGAGIGGLETFQEEVTNFALGDGSPRFNPFFIPKMIADIAPGLISIKNGFMGPNYTTVSACASSANAIIDALNSIRLGTTDVVVTGGSEAAVTAAGMGGFNAMHAMSTRNDDPKTASRPFDANRDGFVLGEGSGALVLEEYEHALARGAKIYAEVVGGGLSSDAYHMTAPHPEGIGVVAVMENCLNNAGLKPEDVDAINTHGTSTPLGDVAELKAITKVFGENAYNININSTKSMTGHLLGAAGAVEAIASILAIEHGVVPPTINHTTKDENIDPKLNLTLNEPQKRDVKVAMSNTFGFGGHNACVVFKKLD is encoded by the coding sequence ATGAAATTAAAGCGAGTTGTAGTAACAGGATTAGGAGCATTAACCCCCATAGGGAATACTGTAGACGAATATTGGAACAGTCTTTTGAATGGCGTTAGTGGAGCTGCTCCAGTAACCCATTTTGATGCTGAAAAATTTAAAACGCAATTCGCCTGTGAAGTTAAAAACTTTGATCCTACCAACTTTATCGATCGAAAGGAAGCGCGCCGTATGGACCGTTTCGCCCAGTATGCCATGGTTACGGCAGACGAGGCCCTGAAAGACTCAGGCTTGGATATGGATAAAATGAACAAATATAGAGTCGGTGTTATTTGGGGAGCTGGAATTGGAGGGTTGGAAACTTTTCAAGAAGAAGTAACCAATTTTGCCCTGGGCGATGGAAGTCCAAGGTTCAATCCTTTCTTTATCCCAAAAATGATTGCCGATATTGCTCCTGGATTGATTTCCATTAAAAATGGTTTCATGGGGCCAAATTATACTACTGTATCTGCGTGTGCCTCTTCGGCAAATGCTATTATAGACGCCTTAAATTCCATTCGTTTGGGAACAACCGATGTGGTTGTTACTGGAGGTTCAGAAGCTGCCGTTACTGCAGCAGGGATGGGTGGATTTAATGCCATGCATGCCATGAGTACCAGAAACGATGATCCTAAAACAGCCTCTAGGCCTTTCGATGCCAATCGGGATGGTTTTGTACTCGGTGAAGGATCTGGAGCATTGGTACTGGAAGAATATGAGCATGCCTTAGCACGCGGAGCTAAAATTTACGCAGAAGTTGTTGGAGGGGGGCTCTCTTCCGATGCTTACCATATGACAGCACCACATCCGGAAGGAATAGGCGTGGTAGCCGTTATGGAAAACTGCTTAAACAATGCGGGTCTTAAGCCAGAAGATGTAGATGCCATTAATACACATGGTACTTCTACACCATTGGGAGACGTTGCAGAGCTTAAAGCAATCACCAAGGTTTTTGGTGAAAATGCTTACAACATCAATATCAACTCTACAAAGTCGATGACGGGTCACCTACTTGGTGCCGCCGGAGCTGTAGAAGCAATTGCTTCTATTTTGGCTATAGAGCATGGTGTGGTACCGCCAACCATTAACCATACAACCAAAGACGAAAACATCGATCCGAAGTTAAATTTAACTTTAAATGAGCCGCAAAAGAGAGATGTTAAGGTGGCCATGAGTAATACTTTTGGATTTGGTGGGCACAATGCCTGTGTGGTTTTTAAGAAGCTGGATTAG
- a CDS encoding IPExxxVDY family protein: protein MAIYKLLDEFYEHSYTLIAIHGSLDDYKLAYLLNLELNIKLQRLDVDVNIAENISMPTFKWFDNEKEVSWSLVKNKTSIELVGSAIGLFGVNKAVQNAYFIPEYSKVDYFLKIDEEGAYKNEVQVLMALKKIPGIITAYKIEAQQLKSKNNLIFLTNA from the coding sequence ATGGCTATCTATAAACTATTAGATGAATTTTATGAACACTCTTATACCTTAATCGCTATTCACGGATCTTTAGACGATTATAAGTTAGCTTATTTATTAAATTTAGAGTTAAATATAAAATTGCAGCGGTTGGATGTTGATGTTAACATAGCTGAAAACATTAGTATGCCAACCTTTAAGTGGTTTGATAATGAGAAGGAAGTGTCATGGAGTCTGGTAAAAAATAAAACTAGCATTGAATTGGTAGGCTCGGCAATTGGGCTTTTTGGGGTAAACAAGGCCGTCCAAAACGCTTATTTTATACCAGAGTACAGCAAAGTAGATTACTTTTTGAAAATAGACGAAGAAGGTGCCTATAAAAATGAAGTTCAAGTTTTAATGGCGCTAAAAAAAATACCCGGTATTATTACCGCATATAAAATTGAAGCACAACAACTAAAATCTAAAAATAATTTAATTTTTCTAACGAATGCCTAA
- the pyk gene encoding pyruvate kinase translates to MPNRKKTKIVATLGPATSSKEVLKDMIEAGVNVFRINFSHADYEDVKERIEMIRSLNKEYNYNTAILGDLQGPKLRVGVMKEDVIVSKGDEITFVTGEPFEGNAERVYMNYKEFPRDVQPGERILLDDGKLMFEVVATDKKAEVRAKVIQGGPLRSKKGVNLPNTNISLPALTKKDIKDAIFAVQQEVDWIALSFVRHSEDLMDLQKLIAEHTDQKIPIVAKIEKPEAVENIDKIVAHCDGLMVARGDLGVEIPAQEVPLVQKQLVLRAKKARIPVIIATQMMETMISSLTPTRAEVNDVANSVMDGADAVMLSGETSVGAYPVQVIERMSSIINSVEHSHLIKVPQEPPHIKTKRYITKSVCFHAASMANEINAKVISTLTNSGYTAFQISAWRPKAHILVFTSNKRILTQLSLLWGVKAFYYDKFVSTDQTIEDVNQIACDKGFLEKGDMMISLAAMPIKEKGMVNTLRVTEI, encoded by the coding sequence ATGCCTAATAGAAAAAAGACAAAAATTGTAGCTACGCTTGGTCCCGCCACAAGCAGTAAAGAAGTCTTAAAAGACATGATTGAAGCGGGTGTGAATGTATTTAGGATTAATTTTTCACACGCAGATTACGAAGATGTTAAAGAGCGTATCGAGATGATTCGCTCCCTCAACAAAGAGTACAACTACAACACCGCCATATTAGGAGATTTACAAGGTCCGAAGCTTCGAGTTGGAGTCATGAAGGAAGATGTTATTGTAAGCAAAGGAGATGAAATTACTTTTGTTACGGGAGAACCTTTTGAGGGGAACGCAGAACGGGTTTATATGAACTATAAAGAGTTTCCCCGTGACGTACAGCCAGGTGAGCGTATTTTACTGGATGATGGAAAACTGATGTTTGAAGTGGTCGCAACAGATAAAAAAGCAGAAGTAAGGGCTAAAGTTATTCAAGGAGGTCCTTTACGTTCCAAAAAAGGGGTGAACCTTCCAAATACGAATATTTCCCTACCGGCACTTACCAAGAAGGATATAAAGGATGCTATTTTTGCAGTTCAGCAGGAGGTAGATTGGATTGCTTTATCTTTTGTGCGCCACAGTGAAGATTTAATGGATTTGCAGAAATTGATTGCAGAGCATACCGATCAAAAAATTCCAATTGTTGCGAAGATAGAAAAGCCAGAAGCGGTTGAAAATATCGATAAAATCGTTGCGCATTGCGATGGTTTAATGGTTGCAAGAGGGGATCTTGGAGTAGAAATTCCTGCACAGGAAGTGCCATTGGTACAAAAACAGTTGGTACTTCGGGCTAAGAAAGCAAGAATTCCGGTTATTATAGCTACCCAAATGATGGAAACAATGATTTCCAGTCTTACTCCCACAAGAGCAGAAGTAAACGATGTGGCAAACTCCGTAATGGATGGAGCCGATGCTGTAATGTTGTCGGGAGAAACTTCTGTAGGAGCTTATCCAGTACAAGTTATCGAAAGAATGTCCAGCATAATCAATAGCGTAGAGCATTCGCATTTAATAAAAGTGCCTCAGGAGCCACCACACATAAAAACCAAAAGATACATTACCAAATCGGTTTGTTTCCATGCAGCAAGTATGGCAAACGAAATTAATGCCAAAGTAATTTCTACCTTAACAAATAGTGGTTATACAGCGTTTCAAATATCAGCGTGGCGCCCTAAGGCACACATTTTGGTATTTACTTCAAACAAACGCATATTGACCCAGTTGAGTTTATTATGGGGAGTAAAGGCTTTTTATTACGACAAGTTTGTGAGCACAGACCAAACTATCGAAGACGTAAACCAAATCGCCTGCGATAAAGGATTTTTAGAAAAAGGGGACATGATGATTAGTCTTGCCGCTATGCCGATTAAAGAAAAAGGAATGGTTAACACCTTAAGGGTTACCGAAATTTAA
- a CDS encoding PfkB family carbohydrate kinase translates to MGKLLIVGSVAFDAIETPFGKTDKILGGAAPFIGLAASKFNVESAIVSVVGDDFPQKYLDLLAENNIDISAIEVVEGGKTFFWSGKYHNDLNSRDTLETQLNVLADFNPKVPENFKDAEIVMLGNLNPSVQLSVIEQMEVKPKLIVLDTMNFWMDSFLEDLMEVIAKVDVITINDEEARQLSGEYSLVKAAAKIHTMGPKYVVIKKGEHGALLFHNGNVFFAPALPLEEVFDPTGAGDTFAGGFSGYLAKTDDYSFENMKNAVIHGSNLASFNVEKFGTKRLQNLSHDEVFKRLKQFKSLTQFDIKLT, encoded by the coding sequence ATGGGTAAATTACTAATTGTAGGAAGTGTGGCTTTTGACGCTATTGAAACTCCTTTTGGTAAAACAGACAAAATACTGGGCGGTGCAGCTCCTTTCATAGGTTTGGCAGCGTCTAAATTTAATGTGGAAAGCGCAATAGTATCAGTAGTAGGAGACGATTTCCCTCAAAAATACTTAGATCTTTTAGCTGAAAACAATATAGATATTAGTGCTATTGAAGTTGTTGAAGGTGGAAAAACCTTCTTTTGGAGTGGAAAATACCACAACGACCTCAACTCTCGGGACACCTTAGAAACACAATTAAATGTTTTGGCAGACTTTAACCCGAAAGTGCCAGAAAATTTTAAGGATGCCGAAATTGTAATGTTAGGAAACCTGAATCCTTCCGTCCAATTGAGTGTTATTGAACAAATGGAGGTTAAGCCTAAATTAATTGTTCTAGACACTATGAATTTCTGGATGGATAGTTTTTTAGAAGACTTAATGGAAGTTATAGCAAAGGTAGACGTAATTACCATTAACGATGAAGAAGCTAGACAACTATCTGGAGAGTATTCATTGGTTAAAGCCGCAGCAAAGATCCACACTATGGGACCTAAATACGTAGTAATTAAAAAAGGAGAGCATGGCGCATTACTTTTCCATAACGGAAATGTATTTTTCGCACCAGCATTACCTTTGGAAGAAGTGTTCGACCCCACCGGAGCTGGAGATACTTTTGCAGGCGGATTTTCAGGCTATTTGGCCAAAACAGACGATTATAGTTTTGAAAATATGAAAAACGCTGTAATCCACGGTTCGAACCTGGCCTCCTTTAACGTAGAGAAATTTGGAACCAAGCGATTGCAAAATCTTTCGCATGACGAAGTATTTAAAAGGCTCAAACAGTTTAAGAGTCTTACACAATTTGATATAAAACTTACATAA
- a CDS encoding START domain-containing protein encodes MKIVFLFCLYLSGFLGFSQEWELKRSANNIQVYTRELDSTNINEYKAVLRANTSAEKALKILTNGDNLKSWNHKTPESEILQKISENEYIFYMKSDLPWPLSDRDHICRVTVNELGFNTYKLNISPADPSFTTAEKNAIRIDNFSGFWLINTIDDNTVEITQQMYGDPKGVIPAWLVNSLITSFPFHSFENLKEILEN; translated from the coding sequence ATGAAAATTGTGTTTCTCTTTTGCCTATATCTTTCCGGTTTTTTGGGATTTTCTCAAGAATGGGAACTCAAAAGGAGTGCCAATAACATTCAGGTATATACCCGCGAACTCGATTCCACAAACATTAACGAATACAAAGCAGTGTTACGCGCCAATACTTCCGCAGAAAAGGCACTGAAAATACTTACCAATGGCGACAACCTAAAAAGCTGGAACCATAAAACTCCGGAAAGTGAAATACTTCAAAAAATTTCCGAGAATGAATACATTTTCTATATGAAAAGCGATTTACCTTGGCCATTGAGCGATCGCGATCATATCTGCCGGGTAACTGTGAATGAACTTGGGTTTAACACTTACAAGCTCAATATTTCCCCTGCAGACCCTTCATTTACAACTGCTGAAAAAAACGCCATCCGTATCGATAATTTTAGCGGATTTTGGTTAATAAACACCATAGACGATAATACTGTGGAAATAACCCAACAAATGTATGGCGACCCAAAAGGTGTAATCCCAGCATGGCTTGTTAATTCCCTTATCACCTCTTTCCCTTTTCATTCTTTTGAAAATCTGAAAGAAATACTGGAAAACTAA
- a CDS encoding phosphoribosylglycinamide formyltransferase gives MKSIVIFASGSGTNAENIIKYFEGSTTASVTLIMSNKKEAKVLDRANNYGKSAISFNKTAFTNGHILQLLTSLQPDLIVLAGFLWKVPSNLIEAFPNKIINIHPALLPKYGGKGMYGMRVHEAVVANKETISGITIHYVNENYDEGNIIFQAETAITPTDTPEDVAHKIHQLEYLHFPKIIEKVLNG, from the coding sequence ATGAAAAGCATCGTTATATTTGCCTCTGGCTCGGGAACCAATGCAGAGAATATTATAAAATATTTCGAAGGTTCCACTACCGCATCTGTCACTTTAATTATGTCGAATAAAAAAGAGGCAAAAGTGCTCGACCGAGCAAATAATTATGGTAAAAGTGCTATTTCGTTCAATAAAACCGCTTTTACAAATGGCCATATCCTTCAACTTTTAACCTCTTTACAACCAGATTTAATTGTTTTGGCAGGTTTTCTTTGGAAAGTCCCGTCGAATCTTATTGAAGCATTCCCCAATAAAATAATAAACATTCATCCAGCATTGCTACCTAAATATGGAGGAAAGGGAATGTATGGCATGCGCGTACATGAAGCTGTGGTGGCAAACAAAGAAACCATTTCGGGGATTACCATTCACTACGTAAACGAAAATTACGACGAAGGAAATATTATATTCCAAGCGGAAACCGCCATAACACCCACAGACACCCCAGAAGACGTTGCCCATAAAATTCATCAACTGGAATACCTGCATTTCCCGAAAATTATAGAAAAAGTATTGAATGGATAA
- the rnc gene encoding ribonuclease III yields the protein MKIIRKILNSRSQDGGDFFLEIYDILGFKPKNIELYKKAFTHRSVNIKDEKGLPINYERLEFLGDTMLGSIISNYLYNEVPTGDEGYLTKMRSKIVSREHLNELGKDLNLIKFVKSKIPSEHFGDNIHGNVFEALVGAIFLDRGFSYCEQFIQKRVIKPYVDIESLEGKIISYKSLIIEWCQKEKKEFLFDTYEDNGNDDIKHFAVKLFINQKVIAKARATSKKKAEESAAKRAYYALQDKIEDFL from the coding sequence ATGAAAATCATTCGTAAAATATTAAATTCCCGGTCACAAGATGGCGGGGATTTTTTTTTAGAAATCTACGATATTCTAGGTTTCAAACCCAAAAATATTGAGCTGTATAAAAAGGCGTTTACGCACCGTTCCGTCAACATAAAAGACGAGAAGGGACTTCCTATAAACTACGAGCGGCTTGAGTTTTTAGGGGATACCATGTTGGGCTCTATTATTTCCAATTACCTTTATAACGAAGTTCCAACGGGAGATGAAGGTTACCTCACTAAAATGCGCTCCAAGATTGTAAGTAGGGAGCATTTAAACGAATTAGGCAAAGACTTAAACCTCATTAAATTCGTGAAGAGTAAAATTCCAAGCGAACATTTTGGGGATAATATCCATGGCAATGTATTCGAAGCTTTGGTTGGAGCCATTTTTTTAGATAGGGGCTTTAGCTATTGCGAGCAGTTTATTCAAAAAAGGGTTATAAAACCTTACGTGGATATAGAAAGTTTGGAAGGTAAAATTATAAGCTATAAAAGCTTGATTATTGAATGGTGCCAAAAGGAAAAAAAGGAATTTCTTTTCGATACGTATGAAGATAATGGCAACGACGACATAAAGCATTTTGCAGTTAAACTTTTTATAAATCAAAAGGTAATTGCCAAAGCGCGTGCCACTTCCAAAAAGAAAGCCGAGGAAAGTGCCGCCAAAAGAGCCTACTACGCACTTCAGGATAAAATTGAAGATTTCCTATAG
- the rnhA gene encoding ribonuclease HI, producing MDKSEVHIYTDGSSRGNPGPGGYGIVMEWVGKPYRKEFSEGFKKTTNNRMELLAVIEALKKLKKPNIFAKVFSDSKYVVDAVEKGWVFGWEKKNFKDKKNPDLWIEFLKQYRKHYVSFQWVKGHNNHPQNERCDFLAVEASKKPVLKTDIGFEG from the coding sequence ATGGATAAAAGCGAAGTACATATTTATACCGATGGGTCGTCCCGTGGAAACCCTGGCCCTGGAGGCTATGGAATTGTAATGGAATGGGTGGGGAAACCTTATAGAAAAGAATTTTCTGAAGGATTTAAAAAAACCACCAATAACCGTATGGAATTATTGGCGGTAATTGAAGCTCTTAAGAAATTAAAAAAACCTAATATCTTTGCAAAAGTTTTTTCAGATTCTAAATATGTAGTGGACGCTGTAGAAAAAGGATGGGTTTTTGGTTGGGAAAAGAAAAACTTTAAAGACAAGAAGAATCCTGATCTTTGGATTGAATTTTTAAAACAATACCGAAAACACTATGTAAGTTTTCAATGGGTTAAAGGGCACAACAACCACCCACAAAACGAACGCTGTGATTTTTTGGCTGTGGAAGCTTCTAAAAAACCAGTTCTTAAAACAGATATCGGATTTGAAGGCTAA
- a CDS encoding amidophosphoribosyltransferase: MSDAIKHECGIALVRLLKPLEYYKEKYGTAFYGINKMYLMMEKQHNRGQDGAGFASIKLNMQPGERYMSRVRSNQSQPIQDIFNQINSRINDELKEHPEYNESIDMQKREIPYLGELMLGHVRYGTFGKNSIESVHPFLRQNNWMHRNLIVAGNFNMTNVNELFSNLIRLGQHPKEKADTITVMEKIGHFLDDAVAKLYKQIKKEGFSKMEASPLIAERLNVAKILRKAAKNFDGGYAMAGLIGHGDAFVLRDPAGIRPTYYYQDDEVVVVASERPVIQTVFNVNFEDVKELDPGRAIIIKKDGSTSTKKILEPLERKACSFERIYFSRGSDAEIYQERKNLGRFLLPKILKAIDEDIENTVFSYIPNTAETSFYGMVKQAQDFLNEKKEQQILKEGANLTSERLHEILSKRPRIEKVAIKDAKLRTFITEDSSRDDLVTHVYDVTYGSVKPTDNLVIIDDSIVRGTTLKKSILRILDRLHPKAIVVVSSAPQIRYPDCYGIDMARMEDLIAFKAALALHEERGSIEIVEEIYKNCKDQVELPDAEVKNAVQAFYEPFTDEEISEKISELLCPEGMKAEVKIIYQTVESLHKACPKNLGDWYFTGNYPTAGGNRVVNRSFMNFYEGVQGRAY; the protein is encoded by the coding sequence ATGAGTGACGCTATTAAACACGAATGTGGAATTGCCTTAGTTAGATTGTTAAAGCCACTGGAGTATTACAAAGAAAAATACGGAACTGCTTTTTACGGTATCAATAAAATGTACCTAATGATGGAAAAGCAGCACAACAGGGGTCAAGATGGGGCAGGATTTGCGAGCATTAAACTTAACATGCAGCCCGGGGAACGTTATATGAGTCGCGTTCGCTCGAACCAATCGCAACCAATACAGGATATTTTTAACCAGATAAACTCTCGCATTAATGATGAACTTAAAGAGCATCCCGAATACAACGAGAGTATAGATATGCAAAAGCGTGAAATCCCTTACCTTGGGGAATTAATGCTAGGACATGTTCGCTACGGTACTTTTGGAAAGAACAGCATTGAGAGCGTTCATCCATTTTTACGGCAAAATAATTGGATGCACCGCAACCTAATAGTAGCTGGAAACTTTAATATGACGAATGTGAATGAGCTTTTTTCAAACCTTATTCGCTTAGGTCAGCATCCAAAGGAAAAAGCAGATACCATTACGGTAATGGAAAAAATCGGACATTTTTTAGATGATGCCGTTGCCAAATTGTACAAACAGATTAAAAAAGAAGGCTTTTCCAAAATGGAGGCCTCTCCGCTCATTGCAGAGCGACTTAACGTGGCCAAAATCCTTAGAAAAGCTGCGAAGAATTTTGATGGAGGTTATGCCATGGCTGGACTTATTGGCCATGGGGATGCTTTTGTTTTAAGAGACCCAGCAGGCATTAGGCCCACTTACTATTACCAAGATGACGAAGTTGTCGTGGTAGCTTCAGAAAGGCCGGTAATTCAAACCGTTTTCAATGTAAATTTTGAAGACGTTAAGGAGTTGGATCCGGGAAGAGCGATTATCATCAAGAAAGACGGAAGCACTTCCACCAAAAAAATATTGGAACCCCTAGAGCGTAAAGCGTGTTCTTTTGAGCGTATTTATTTTTCAAGGGGAAGCGATGCAGAAATTTATCAAGAGCGTAAAAACCTTGGTCGTTTCTTGCTTCCGAAGATATTAAAAGCGATCGATGAAGATATTGAAAACACCGTATTCTCTTACATACCAAATACGGCGGAAACCTCGTTTTATGGGATGGTAAAACAAGCTCAAGATTTTCTAAATGAAAAGAAAGAGCAGCAAATATTAAAAGAAGGTGCCAATTTAACGAGCGAACGCCTGCACGAAATTTTATCCAAAAGGCCTCGGATCGAAAAAGTAGCTATTAAAGATGCCAAATTAAGAACGTTTATTACGGAAGATAGCAGCCGGGACGATTTGGTTACGCATGTGTACGACGTTACTTATGGATCTGTAAAACCCACCGATAATTTGGTAATTATAGACGACAGTATTGTAAGAGGAACCACGTTAAAGAAAAGTATCTTGAGAATCTTAGATAGGCTACATCCAAAAGCGATAGTGGTAGTTTCTTCTGCACCTCAAATACGTTATCCCGATTGCTACGGAATTGATATGGCACGTATGGAAGACCTTATTGCCTTTAAAGCTGCTTTAGCGCTACACGAGGAAAGGGGAAGTATTGAAATTGTAGAGGAAATTTACAAAAACTGTAAAGATCAAGTCGAATTGCCAGATGCTGAAGTTAAAAACGCTGTGCAAGCATTTTACGAACCTTTTACAGACGAAGAAATTTCTGAAAAAATATCGGAATTATTATGTCCGGAAGGAATGAAAGCTGAAGTTAAAATAATTTACCAAACCGTGGAGAGCCTTCACAAAGCGTGTCCTAAAAACTTAGGGGACTGGTATTTCACAGGTAATTATCCTACCGCAGGAGGTAACAGGGTAGTAAATAGATCCTTCATGAATTTTTATGAAGGGGTACAAGGAAGGGCTTATTAA